One window of the Larus michahellis chromosome 24, bLarMic1.1, whole genome shotgun sequence genome contains the following:
- the LOC141734570 gene encoding scale keratin-like codes for MACYDLCSTSACGVYRPQPLADSCNEPCVRQCPDSTTVIQPPPVVVTFPGPILSSFPQDSVVGSSGAPVLGGSGGYGGYGSSLGYGGLWGYGGYGSSLGYGGLWGYGGSLGYGGLYGYGRPYGSSYCNPYSYWYNRYNRGSCGPC; via the coding sequence ATGGCTTGCTACGACCTGTGCTCCACCTCCGCCTGCGGCGTCTaccgtccccagcccctggctgacagctgcaacgagccctgtgtccGCCAGTGCCCTGACTCCACCACTGTCATCCAGCCACCTCCCGTCGTCGTCACcttccctggccccatcctcagctccttcccccaggaTTCCGTTGTGGGATCCTCTGGAGCCCCTGTCCTTGGGGGCtctgggggctacggaggctATGGCTCCTCCCTGGGCTATGGGGGCCTGTGGGGCTATGGTGGCTATGGCTCCTCCCTGGGctatgggggtctgtggggctatggggGCTCCCTGGGTTACGGGGGTCTGTATGGCTATGGTAGACCCTATGGTTCCAGCTATTGCAACCCTTACTCCTACTGGTACAACAGGTACAACCGTGGGAGCTGCGGGCCCTGCTAA